A part of Rattus rattus isolate New Zealand chromosome 6, Rrattus_CSIRO_v1, whole genome shotgun sequence genomic DNA contains:
- the Asb4 gene encoding ankyrin repeat and SOCS box protein 4, whose amino-acid sequence MDGITASMSRAGAAKLVKKEFLEALKTNDFEKLKAILIERQIDVDTVFEVEDENMILASYKQGYWLPSYKLKSSWATGLHLSVLLGHVECLMVLLDHNATINCRPNGKTPLHVACEIANLECVKILCDRGAKLNCYSLSGHTALHFCTTPSSIVCAKQLVSRGANVNMKTNNQDEETPLHTAAHFGLSELVAFYVENGAIVDSMNAHMETPLAIATYWALRFKEQEYSREHHLICRTLLDNNAEVNARDDDFKSPLHKAAWNCDHVLMHMMLEAGAEANLMDINGCAAIQYVLKVTSVRPAAQPEICYQLLLNHGAARIYPPQFHKVIQACHSCPKAIEVVVNAYEHIRWNIKWRRAIPDDDLEKHWDFYHSLFKVCCNTPRTLMHLSRCAIRKALHNRCHKAIPMLSLPLPLKKYLLLEPEGIIY is encoded by the exons ATGGACGGCATCACTGCCTCTATGAGCAGAGCTGGGGCTGCCAAGTTAGTTAAGAAAGAGTTCCTGGAGGCTCTCAAAACAAATGACTTCGAAAAGCTGAAGGCTATTTTAATCGAAAGGCAAATAGATGTGGACACAGTGTTTGAAGTGGAAGATGAGAACATGATTTTGGCGTCTTACAAACAAG GCTATTGGCTGCCCAGTTACAAGCTGAAGTCTTCCTGGGCAACAGGCCTGCACCTCTCAGTTTTGCTCGGTCACGTGGAGTGCCTGATGGTACTGCTGGACCACAATGCGACCATCAACTGTCGGCCCAACGGGAAGACCCCTCTGCACGTGGCTTGTGAAATAGCCAACCTCGAATGCGTGAAGATTCTCTGTGACCGTGGCGCAAAGCTCAACTGCTACTCCCTCAGCGGGCACACTGCTTTGCACTTCtgtaccacacccagctccatCGTCTGTGCCAAGCAGTTGGTGTCGAGAG GTGCAAACGTGAACATGAAAACCAACAACCAGGATGAGGAGACACCCCTGCACACGGCGGCTCACTTCGGCCTCTCTGAGCTGGTGGCCTTCTATGTGGAGAACGGGGCCATCGTGGATAGCATGAACGCCCACATGGAGACCCCACTGGCCATCGCCACCTACTGGGCCCTGCGCTTCAAGGAGCAGGAGTACAGCAGGGAACACCACCTCATTTGCCGTACGCTTCTAGACAACAACGCTGAGGTCAACGCTCGGGATGATGACTTCAAGTCCCCTCTGCACAAGGCTGCCTGGAATTGCGACCACGTGCTCATGCATATGATGCTGGAGGCAGGTGCGGAGGCCAACCTCATGGATATCAATGGCTGTGCAGCCATCCAGTACGTGCTGAAGGTCACCTCCGTGCGTCCTGCTGCGCAGCCCGAGATCTGCTACCAGCTGCTGCTGAATCACGGGGCTGCGCGCATCTACCCCCCACAGTTCCACAAG GTGATCCAGGCTTGCCACTCTTGTCCCAAGGCAATTGAAGTTGTGGTCAATGCCTATGAGCACATTAGATGGAACATAAAGTGGAGGAGAGCCATTCCTGATGATGACCTGGAG AAACACTGGGATTTCTACCACTCTCTCTTCAAGGTGTGCTGTAACACTCCCAGGACCCTCATGCACCTGTCAAGATGTGCCATTCGAAAAGCGTTACACAACAGATGCCACAAAGCAATTCCTATGCTGTCCCTCCCACTGCCATTGAAGAAGTACTTGCTTTTGGAGCCAGAGGGAATCATTTATTAA